One part of the Ochrobactrum quorumnocens genome encodes these proteins:
- a CDS encoding DUF1254 domain-containing protein — protein sequence MILSTKTLLGVAPALALLAGAAYGQTAPRTKMTTPIPASIVTPERVDTRIGKLNFFDGFPDDATSEKIYDNLDFMRGVDVFLNAMPGASVEAMRVGLASQGADNNQTILIFESLMDSHSLFLTGNTESIYNLMWLDTKAGPLVIETPPNILGMIDNHWFEYVGDVGNAGPDKGKGGKYLLLPPGYEGEIPEGYFVLRTSTYGNLFFWRGFLDNGSTATAVGNTRKFAKVYPLSEASNPPPMKIVNVSGKEFNTIHANDFHFYEEVNNIVQYEPNGAYHPEVLGQLAAIGIAKGKPFAPDERMKNILTEAVAVGNATARTITFKSRMKDAYYYPDSAWFTGFVGGNYEFLLQPGVRYLDARVLFHYYATGVTPAMAIKRVGIGSQYAGATTDKHGKPFDGGKTYKIHLPPNIPAKEFWSFVVYDNQTRSMLQTDQQFPSIGSDKKDIVINADSSVDVWFGPTAPKDHEANWVQTVPGKGWNVLLRLYGPLEPWFDKTWKPGEFEPVE from the coding sequence ATGATTTTATCTACGAAAACCCTGCTTGGAGTGGCCCCGGCGTTAGCGCTTCTTGCCGGAGCCGCGTACGGGCAAACTGCACCCAGGACGAAGATGACGACGCCTATACCAGCGTCGATCGTCACACCGGAGCGTGTAGACACCAGGATTGGCAAACTAAACTTCTTCGACGGCTTCCCGGACGACGCCACCTCGGAGAAGATTTACGACAATCTCGATTTCATGCGCGGCGTCGATGTCTTTCTTAATGCCATGCCCGGCGCTTCCGTCGAAGCCATGCGGGTGGGATTGGCAAGCCAGGGAGCCGACAACAATCAGACCATCCTGATCTTTGAAAGCCTCATGGACTCACATTCGCTGTTCCTTACCGGAAACACCGAGAGCATCTACAATCTGATGTGGCTGGACACGAAGGCTGGTCCGCTGGTCATCGAGACGCCGCCCAACATCCTGGGCATGATCGACAACCACTGGTTCGAATACGTCGGCGATGTCGGCAATGCCGGTCCGGACAAGGGCAAGGGTGGAAAGTACCTGCTTTTGCCACCAGGCTATGAAGGCGAGATTCCCGAAGGCTATTTTGTGTTGCGGACGTCGACCTACGGAAATCTCTTCTTCTGGCGCGGCTTCCTCGACAATGGCAGCACCGCGACCGCGGTCGGAAACACCAGGAAGTTCGCCAAGGTCTATCCCCTGTCGGAGGCCAGCAATCCGCCGCCGATGAAAATCGTCAATGTCTCGGGCAAGGAGTTCAACACCATCCATGCCAATGATTTTCACTTCTATGAGGAAGTGAACAACATCGTCCAATACGAGCCAAACGGGGCCTACCACCCGGAAGTGCTGGGGCAGCTCGCCGCCATCGGCATTGCAAAAGGCAAACCTTTCGCACCGGACGAACGGATGAAGAATATCCTGACTGAAGCCGTGGCAGTCGGCAATGCTACGGCGCGCACAATCACCTTCAAGTCCCGCATGAAGGACGCCTATTATTATCCCGACAGTGCCTGGTTCACCGGCTTTGTCGGCGGCAACTACGAGTTTCTTCTCCAGCCCGGCGTCCGTTATCTGGATGCCCGCGTCCTGTTCCACTACTACGCGACGGGTGTCACACCCGCGATGGCGATAAAGCGCGTCGGTATCGGTTCGCAATACGCCGGCGCCACGACTGACAAGCACGGCAAGCCGTTCGATGGCGGCAAGACCTACAAGATACACCTGCCGCCGAACATTCCGGCAAAGGAATTCTGGTCGTTCGTTGTGTACGACAACCAGACACGGTCGATGCTGCAGACGGACCAACAATTTCCGAGCATCGGCAGCGACAAGAAAGACATTGTCATCAACGCCGACTCTTCAGTCGATGTCTGGTTCGGACCGACAGCACCAAAAGATCATGAGGCCAACTGGGTTCAGACAGTTCCAGGCAAGGGCTGGAACGTCCTTCTTCGCCTCTACGGCCCGCTGGAGCCATGGTTCGACAAGACCTGGAAGCCGGGGGAGTTTGAACCCGTCGAGTGA
- a CDS encoding DUF2147 domain-containing protein, protein MKSILISITALLMSTGLASAAEPIVGNWKTTLGDTAAIQPCGSGFCITLKSGKHAGEKIGAFEGGGGSYSGKITDPHAKKTYNGTISVSGDTVTLKGCVMKVVCESQKWSRQ, encoded by the coding sequence ATGAAATCCATACTGATCTCTATCACCGCGCTTTTGATGTCGACCGGACTTGCGAGCGCAGCCGAGCCGATTGTCGGAAACTGGAAGACGACGCTTGGTGACACCGCCGCGATCCAGCCGTGCGGCAGCGGATTTTGTATAACGCTCAAGAGCGGCAAGCATGCGGGCGAGAAGATCGGCGCGTTCGAAGGAGGCGGTGGCAGCTATTCCGGCAAGATTACTGATCCCCATGCGAAGAAGACCTACAACGGAACCATCAGTGTCTCCGGCGACACGGTCACCCTCAAGGGCTGCGTGATGAAGGTGGTCTGCGAGTCGCAGAAGTGGTCGCGCCAATAG